The genomic interval TGACCACAACAGTTATATATCCGCGGCGAATATTTGCAGGTACCAGAACGCCACAGGCGTTCGGCGGGCATCGTGCGACAAATGACAAGGACTATTGTCACAGAACGATTGCGAGTCGCCGACAGCGAGCGCTGTCGGCGACTCGCCTCACCGGACGCCGTGGCGGGCATGGAATCGAGGTTTAACTACGCATGGTAAGTGTAACAGAAGAGGAACTCCAGAACAAGTCGAAAGGCGAACTAATCAAGCTCGCGGGTCAGCTCCGAGACCGACGCAACGAACTCAACCAGAAGGCGAGCACCCGCGCGTCCAAGCGCGACGACCTGAACGCCAAGACCCGAGAGAAGGTCGACGAGGCCCAGGAACACCGCGAGAAGCGCGACGAGCTCAACGAGCAGGTCCAGGAACACAAGGAGAAGCGCAACGAGCTCAACGCGAAGGCAAACGAGCTGTTCGACGAGGTCGAGCAGAAGAAGTCCGACCTCGAACTCGGCGAGGGCAAGGACCTCGAAGAGCTCGAGAGCGAGATCGAGGACCTCGAATTCAAACAGCAGACCGAGGTCCTCTCGACCGAGGAGGAGCGCGAACTCATCGAGAAGATCGAGGGCAAGCGCGAGGAGTACCAGCAGCGCAAGGAGAAGCTCGAGGGCACCGAGGACCTCGACGAGCTCGTCGAGGAGGCAGAAGAGGTCCGCGCCGAGGCCTCGCGCCACCACGAGAAGGTGACCGAGCTCGCCGACAAGGCCCAGGAACACCACAACCAGATGATCGAGGCCTACCGGGAGGCCGACGACATCCGCGACGAGGCCGACGAGATGCACGAGAGCTTCGTCGAGGCCCAGGAGGCGGCCGACCAGCACCACGAGGACTTCGTCCGCGTCCAGAAGCGCCTGCGCGAACTCGACAAGAAGGAGGAGAAAGAGCGCAAGTCCGAGAAGGAGAAGGAGCGCGAAGAGGCCAAGGAGGAGGCCGAGGAGATCTACCAGCAGTTCAAGGAGGGCGAGACCCTCGACACCGAGGACCTCATGAAGCTCCAGAAGACGGGCCTGCTGTAATCGGTCTGCGACACTGCGGCTGACTGCAATCTACCGACGTATTCTTCGGGAGTTCACGAGTAGCGCGTAGCCCGGCGTCCCCGGGCCGTCACGCCCCGGGTCGCTGGCGACGCCGAGCCAAGGCTTAACCCCCACGCGGCCACAGTCGCTGGTATGCAGGTCATCGAGGTGAGACGCGGTGGCGGATAGCTCGGCGGCGAAACGCGCGGTCGTCGTCCTCGTCGGCGTCGCGGTCGCGCTCGGGGTCGCTTGGCCCCTCTTCGTGGAGGTGCCGGGCGGGAACCTCGCGACCCTGCTCGGCATCGTGCTGGCGCTTCTCGCGGCGGTCGCGGGGGCGCGAATCGCGAGTCGAGTCGCGGCGAGTCGGTTCGCCGACTACGACGTCGCCGAGGTGGCCGTCGAGGGGCCGATCACCCGCGACGGCGGGGGCGGTCGGCTCCCGACGACGCCCGGCGGCGCGTCGGCCGACGACATCGTCGAGCAGATCGACCGCGCCGACGAGGACCCCGCCGCCGAGGCCCTCCTGCTGAAGCTCAACACGCCGGGCGGACAGGTCGTTCCGAGCGACGACATCCGGGTCGCGGCCGAGCGCTTCGACGGCCCGACCGTCGCCTACGCGACCGACGTGTGCGCAAGCGGCGGCTACTGGATCGCCAGCGGCTGTGACGCTATCTTCGCCCGCGACGGGAGCATCGTCGGGTCCATCGGCGTCATCGGTTCGCGGGTCAACGCCGCCGAACTCGCCGACAAGGTCGGTCTGGAGTACGAGCGGCTGGCGGCTGGCGAGTACAAGGACGCTGGCGCGCCGTTCAAGGAGATGTCCGAGAGCGAGCGCGAGTACCTCCAGGGCATCATCGACGGCTACTACGAGGAGTTCGTCGAGCGCGTGACCGACGGCCGGGAACTCGACGACGAACAGGTCCGGGACACCGAGGCCAGGGTCTACCTCGGCGGGGACGCGCTGAGCATCGGACTGGTGGACGAACTGGGGACCCGGCGGGACGTGAAAGAGCGCCTCGCCGCGGAACTCGGTGAAGACGAGGTTGAGGTCCGGGAGTTCGAACCCGAGCGCGCGCTGATGGAGCGATTCCGGCGCGGGTCGGCGACGCTGGCCTACTCGTTCGGCGCGGGCGTCGCCAGCGCGTTCGCGGGCGACGACGGCGGCGTCGAGGGCGTCGAGTTCGAACTGCGGTGACCCCGAGCGGTACCCCCCACTCCGGGCACGGACCGGCGGTCGGCCGCGGCGGTCGCGGGGGTCGAACGCGGCGCGTTCGACCCTCGCGGGGCCTCAGACCGTGACCTTCCACGTCGTCGAAGAGGAGTAGCCCCACTTCTCGACGTCGACGTCGAAGTTCCCCTCGGCGATGGCGGTCATGTTCGCGCCGACCTCCTTGGCGGTCAGGCCGAGTTCGTCGCCGATGAGCCGGGACTTGAAGTAGGTCTTCATCCGGCCGTTCTCGCGGAGGTACTGGAGGATGCGCTGTTGTTTGTCGGTGAGGGTGGTCGTGCCAGCGGCGGTCGTGCTCATGACTACTTCGGCCTACGACGGAAGCCGCCTTAGGGGATTTGGTACGCGTAGTTAACGCTCCGCCCTCTTGCGTTTTCGAGCGTATTTGGGTTGAACTAAACCACCCCGTGAGGGGGTGTTGGTACGGCTGGTTAACTCCGGATTTCGGTCGGCGGAACGGACGGGACCGGGCCGACCGTCGGGGCGAACCGACCGGGGGGACCACCGACCGGAACCGACCGGGCCGACGGTAACGACTCGTCGACAGCCGGTAACGACTCGTGGACGGTCGGTAACGGGTGGTCGGCAGTCGGCGTCCGAACCGCCGGGGTACCGTAACGCGGGCGTACGTCGAACGACGCGGCCGAACCGCTCGCTATCGGTCGAATTTCCCGTAGACGGCGGAACAGGCCGGGCCTAGCCCGTCGACTCGTCCGGAACGGAGCAGAAGGTACTTACCCGGCCGGACTGTCCGGTTCGATAATGAGCGGTCGCGCAGTCGAGGTGAGCGTCGTCCTCCCGGCCTACAACGAGGAGGCGACCATCGAGCACACGGTCGAGACGACGCTCGCCACATTAGAGACGTTCCTCCCCGCAGACGCCTTCGAGGTCATCGTCGCCGAGGACGGGTGCGACGACCGCACGCCCGAGATCGCCGACCAGATGGCCGAGGCTGACCCGCGGGTCC from Halorussus salilacus carries:
- the sppA gene encoding signal peptide peptidase SppA — translated: MADSSAAKRAVVVLVGVAVALGVAWPLFVEVPGGNLATLLGIVLALLAAVAGARIASRVAASRFADYDVAEVAVEGPITRDGGGGRLPTTPGGASADDIVEQIDRADEDPAAEALLLKLNTPGGQVVPSDDIRVAAERFDGPTVAYATDVCASGGYWIASGCDAIFARDGSIVGSIGVIGSRVNAAELADKVGLEYERLAAGEYKDAGAPFKEMSESEREYLQGIIDGYYEEFVERVTDGRELDDEQVRDTEARVYLGGDALSIGLVDELGTRRDVKERLAAELGEDEVEVREFEPERALMERFRRGSATLAYSFGAGVASAFAGDDGGVEGVEFELR
- a CDS encoding DUF7123 family protein is translated as MSTTAAGTTTLTDKQQRILQYLRENGRMKTYFKSRLIGDELGLTAKEVGANMTAIAEGNFDVDVEKWGYSSSTTWKVTV
- a CDS encoding coiled-coil protein, whose translation is MVSVTEEELQNKSKGELIKLAGQLRDRRNELNQKASTRASKRDDLNAKTREKVDEAQEHREKRDELNEQVQEHKEKRNELNAKANELFDEVEQKKSDLELGEGKDLEELESEIEDLEFKQQTEVLSTEEERELIEKIEGKREEYQQRKEKLEGTEDLDELVEEAEEVRAEASRHHEKVTELADKAQEHHNQMIEAYREADDIRDEADEMHESFVEAQEAADQHHEDFVRVQKRLRELDKKEEKERKSEKEKEREEAKEEAEEIYQQFKEGETLDTEDLMKLQKTGLL